From Verrucomicrobiia bacterium, the proteins below share one genomic window:
- a CDS encoding sulfite exporter TauE/SafE family protein — translation MEFQISGTHINPAWLIMVGFVVGVFGGFFGVGGSFLAGPALFGFGVPMNFVVGTDLAHIVGKSIVAARRHNTLGNIDFKLGGFMIIGTIVGVEGGAQLIQYLKKTAHIDLVVGVSFICILVGISSFMAWESWKTVKMRAGQKISSHSKHDKSAFHHVAKWVQRFGPPPYINLPVSGIQRISIWSIIIISLIGGFFSGFLGGGAGYIRMPSMIYLLGIPTHVAVGTDLFEIIISASYGTFTHALKGNVDILIALVMHTGAAIGAQIGATLTQYFNGVRIRIAFIPLPLIGAVIILHGLLTGHPAK, via the coding sequence ATGGAATTTCAGATCTCAGGAACCCACATCAATCCAGCGTGGCTCATCATGGTGGGTTTTGTGGTGGGAGTTTTCGGCGGGTTCTTCGGCGTTGGCGGAAGCTTTTTAGCCGGCCCGGCGTTGTTTGGTTTTGGCGTGCCGATGAATTTTGTGGTTGGGACGGACCTCGCGCATATCGTGGGAAAATCCATCGTCGCCGCGCGGCGCCACAATACCCTCGGCAATATTGATTTCAAACTCGGCGGCTTCATGATCATTGGAACCATTGTCGGCGTGGAAGGCGGCGCACAGTTGATTCAATACCTCAAGAAGACCGCGCATATTGACCTGGTCGTGGGCGTCAGTTTTATCTGCATCCTCGTCGGCATTTCCAGTTTCATGGCGTGGGAAAGCTGGAAGACGGTGAAGATGCGCGCGGGACAAAAAATCAGTTCACATAGCAAACACGACAAATCCGCATTTCATCACGTCGCAAAATGGGTGCAACGCTTCGGACCGCCTCCCTATATCAATTTGCCGGTGTCCGGCATCCAGCGCATTTCGATCTGGTCCATCATTATTATTTCGCTGATCGGCGGATTCTTCAGCGGATTTCTCGGCGGCGGCGCGGGCTATATCCGCATGCCTTCAATGATTTATTTGCTGGGAATTCCAACGCATGTGGCCGTCGGCACGGACTTATTTGAAATTATTATTTCGGCAAGCTACGGCACTTTCACGCATGCGCTGAAAGGCAACGTGGACATTCTCATCGCCCTGGTGATGCACACGGGTGCGGCGATTGGCGCGCAAATCGGCGCGACGTTGACGCAATATTTTAACGGTGTGCGCATCCGCATCGCGTTCATTCCGCTGCCGTTGATCGGCGCGGTGATCATTCTCCACGGCCTGCTGACCGGGCATCCGGCGAAATAA
- a CDS encoding C4-type zinc ribbon domain-containing protein — protein MLETIEKLLILQDRDRQILRMRDELARVAPEREMLVSKSSGAQSALDAAKLRVKQIESDRKKLELDVDAKKTQIEKYGLQQFQTKKNEEYRALAHEIELCKQVIVKLDDQQIELMEKAELAQKDVIAATQGANEAKKLMDGQVANLLAREENLKKELAELEKNREQLASAVDESARSRYERLLKNKGSNVVVGVQHGVCGGCHMKLPTQVIVSCRAEEDIVTCINCGRILYYTRDMDLAIAD, from the coding sequence ATGCTTGAAACCATCGAAAAGCTGCTGATCCTTCAGGACCGCGACCGTCAAATCCTGCGCATGCGCGACGAACTGGCCCGCGTTGCTCCCGAACGCGAAATGCTCGTGTCCAAATCGTCCGGCGCCCAGTCGGCTCTGGACGCCGCCAAACTGCGCGTCAAACAAATCGAGTCTGACCGCAAGAAACTGGAACTCGACGTGGATGCCAAGAAAACCCAGATCGAAAAATACGGCCTGCAACAATTTCAGACGAAGAAAAACGAAGAATACCGCGCGCTCGCGCACGAAATCGAACTGTGCAAACAGGTCATTGTAAAGCTGGATGATCAACAGATTGAGTTGATGGAAAAAGCCGAGCTTGCCCAGAAGGATGTCATCGCTGCCACTCAGGGCGCGAACGAAGCGAAGAAATTGATGGATGGCCAGGTGGCGAACCTGCTGGCGCGCGAGGAAAATTTAAAAAAGGAATTGGCGGAACTGGAAAAGAACCGCGAGCAATTAGCCAGTGCCGTGGATGAATCCGCGCGTTCGCGTTACGAGCGGTTGCTTAAGAACAAAGGCTCGAATGTGGTCGTTGGCGTGCAACATGGCGTATGCGGTGGTTGTCACATGAAGTTGCCCACGCAGGTCATTGTTTCGTGCCGGGCGGAAGAAGACATCGTGACGTGTATTAATTGCGGGCGTATTCTTTACTACACACGCGACATGGATCTCGCGATTGCGGATTGA
- a CDS encoding trypsin-like peptidase domain-containing protein, translated as MNISKFCLISLAAAMTIAPPRVHARAEVAAARPTAALDLARQLNQAFVQVAEDVSPAVVVITVTQKPSANPHADDGSDDSDDPFEQFRRYFQRQRQPQSQERSVGQGSGIIISADGYILTNRHVVEDAEKIEVRLKDGRTYSAKVRGVDAPADVAVIKIDAKGLTVAKLADSDKTRVGEFAIAIGAPFALDYSVTFGHVSAKDRSNIFSDESGSGMQDQNFIQTDANINPGNSGGPLVNIDGEVIGINTLIRGLHTGIGFAIPINLAKQVADQLISDGKYHRSWLGISIRSLKEDDKFREWMDGLQDGVIVEEIIPDGPAAKSRLRAADVITAVDGKKVTTSQQLKDEIRVKKIGQDVTLDVYRKPYEGGKPVKIIVKPGEFVEPTDIAAEEPQAPDSSGSHNALGVAVRALTPELAKRFNLDLSHLTELKVGVVVTFVDQSGLAAQSGIEQGDIITSIDDHPTTTVRQFREAVRNVNTQKGAMVHLIIDGSEKFEILKEGAE; from the coding sequence ATGAATATCTCCAAGTTTTGCCTGATTTCCCTGGCCGCAGCCATGACCATCGCGCCGCCTCGCGTGCATGCGCGCGCGGAAGTTGCGGCCGCCCGGCCTACTGCCGCGCTCGACCTGGCGCGTCAGCTTAACCAGGCTTTCGTGCAAGTGGCCGAGGACGTTTCTCCAGCGGTCGTGGTCATCACCGTCACGCAAAAACCTTCCGCCAATCCGCACGCGGACGACGGCAGCGATGACAGTGACGATCCCTTTGAACAATTTCGCCGTTACTTTCAGCGCCAGCGCCAGCCGCAATCGCAGGAACGCAGCGTCGGCCAGGGCTCCGGCATCATCATCAGCGCGGATGGCTATATCCTGACCAACCGCCACGTCGTGGAGGATGCAGAAAAAATCGAAGTGCGCTTGAAAGATGGTCGCACTTACTCTGCCAAGGTGCGCGGCGTGGATGCGCCGGCGGACGTGGCCGTCATCAAGATTGACGCCAAGGGCTTGACCGTGGCGAAGCTAGCGGATTCCGACAAGACGCGCGTGGGGGAATTTGCCATCGCCATCGGCGCGCCGTTCGCGCTGGATTATAGCGTGACGTTTGGCCATGTGAGCGCGAAGGATCGCTCGAATATTTTCAGTGACGAAAGTGGTTCGGGCATGCAGGACCAGAATTTCATCCAGACGGATGCCAACATCAATCCCGGCAATAGCGGTGGCCCGTTGGTGAATATTGACGGCGAAGTCATCGGCATCAATACTTTGATTCGCGGTTTGCATACCGGCATCGGTTTTGCGATTCCCATCAATCTTGCCAAACAAGTGGCGGACCAGCTTATTTCGGACGGAAAATATCATCGCTCATGGCTGGGAATTAGCATCCGCTCGCTCAAGGAAGATGATAAATTTCGCGAATGGATGGATGGCTTGCAGGACGGTGTGATCGTCGAGGAAATCATTCCTGACGGGCCGGCGGCGAAATCCAGGTTGCGCGCGGCGGATGTCATCACGGCGGTGGATGGAAAAAAGGTCACGACCTCGCAGCAGTTGAAAGATGAGATTCGCGTGAAGAAAATCGGGCAGGACGTAACCCTGGATGTTTATCGCAAACCGTACGAAGGCGGCAAGCCCGTTAAGATCATCGTCAAGCCCGGTGAATTTGTCGAACCCACCGACATCGCGGCAGAGGAGCCGCAAGCGCCCGACAGCAGCGGCAGTCATAATGCCTTGGGCGTAGCCGTCCGCGCGCTGACGCCGGAATTGGCCAAGCGCTTCAATCTCGACCTATCGCACCTCACGGAATTGAAGGTCGGCGTGGTCGTCACTTTTGTGGATCAATCCGGTCTTGCGGCCCAAAGCGGCATCGAACAGGGTGACATCATCACTTCGATTGACGATCATCCGACGACGACAGTGCGCCAGTTCCGCGAAGCGGTGCGAAATGTGAACACACAGAAGGGCGCGATGGTGCATCTCATCATTGACGGTTCGGAAAAGTTTGAGATTTTGAAAGAAGGCGCCGAGTAA
- a CDS encoding phosphate acyltransferase → MVGYLTAMRFIGSVIEKLQRHPKRIVFPEGTEPRVLQAARQFHSLRLGVPILLGNRTKIKEAAQSLNVSLEGVRIINPAESEDLDAFSRRFESLRRFKGLKSQEAREAMLLPNYYGAMMVAMHQADGLVSGTNQITGSVLRPLFQIIKVAPTIATASSCMVMEVEDTRFGENGCLFMADCGVIPEPTVDQLADIAVSTAQLARQILGTRPRVALLSFSTKGSATHPSIGRVQAATALAVQKAATHKVEADFDGELQVDAALVPEIACRKLPDSKVAGQATVLIFPDLNSGNIASKLIQHVARANAYGQILLGLDRPAADVSRGSNAHDILGVSAIVGLQAIEYAKLYPGAGSNLPGE, encoded by the coding sequence ATGGTCGGTTACTTAACTGCCATGCGTTTCATCGGCAGTGTGATCGAGAAGTTGCAGCGGCATCCGAAGCGGATTGTCTTTCCCGAAGGCACGGAACCGCGCGTGTTGCAGGCGGCGCGGCAATTCCATTCGTTGCGGCTTGGTGTACCCATTCTTTTGGGCAACCGCACCAAAATCAAAGAGGCGGCGCAGAGCCTTAATGTGTCGCTCGAAGGCGTGCGCATCATCAATCCCGCCGAGAGTGAAGACCTGGATGCTTTTTCCCGGCGCTTTGAATCGTTGCGCCGCTTCAAAGGGCTCAAATCTCAAGAAGCGCGCGAAGCGATGCTGCTGCCGAATTATTACGGCGCCATGATGGTGGCGATGCATCAGGCGGACGGCCTCGTGTCCGGCACGAACCAAATCACCGGCAGCGTCCTGCGGCCATTGTTCCAGATCATCAAGGTCGCGCCGACGATTGCCACCGCTTCCAGTTGCATGGTGATGGAAGTCGAGGACACCCGCTTCGGCGAAAACGGTTGTTTGTTCATGGCGGATTGCGGCGTCATTCCTGAACCCACGGTGGACCAACTGGCTGACATCGCCGTTTCCACGGCGCAGTTGGCGCGGCAAATTTTGGGCACTCGTCCGCGCGTGGCGTTGCTTTCGTTTTCAACCAAAGGCAGCGCAACGCATCCGTCCATCGGGCGCGTGCAGGCAGCGACGGCGCTGGCGGTGCAAAAAGCCGCGACGCATAAAGTCGAAGCGGATTTCGACGGCGAACTTCAGGTGGACGCCGCTTTGGTGCCGGAAATCGCGTGCCGGAAATTGCCGGACAGCAAAGTCGCAGGCCAGGCCACGGTGTTGATTTTTCCCGATCTCAACTCGGGAAATATCGCGAGTAAATTAATCCAACATGTCGCGCGGGCGAATGCTTACGGGCAGATTTTGCTGGGATTGGACCGCCCGGCAGCGGACGTTTCGCGCGGCTCGAATGCCCATGATATTTTGGGTGTTTCCGCAATCGTGGGACTCCAGGCGATTGAATACGCCAAGCTCTATCCGGGCGCGGGCTCGAATCTTCCGGGCGAATAA
- a CDS encoding AAA family ATPase, translating into MNATTPRVFIAATRQNDGKTTTSLGMIAALQKFYPRIGYIKPVGQRFVEIEEQKIDEDTVLMDSVFRLNCPLVDMSPIAVEPDFTKKYLQSANNEALVKKIQKAFDRVAWEKDFVLCEGSGHAGVGSVFDLSNAQVAKTLGAKVIIVTQGGIGRPIDEVCLNQALFEKEGIEIIGVIINKVLNDKLDFIADFARRGLKRKGLDLLGVLPHEEVLSSPTVDLIREELNATMLNVSGDLQNLVEDVAVGAMGAHNALHLFKPGVLLITPGDREDIILAARASLEGQKGPMMAGIVLTGNLKPSASVLKQIRAMPIPVLLAEKDSYHVASRVHDLTVKTRPGDAQKITLIRDLIAKHVDVQRILTKL; encoded by the coding sequence ATGAACGCCACCACGCCACGGGTTTTCATCGCCGCCACGCGGCAGAATGACGGCAAGACAACGACGTCGCTGGGGATGATCGCGGCGTTGCAAAAATTTTATCCGCGCATCGGCTACATCAAACCGGTCGGCCAGCGCTTCGTGGAGATCGAGGAGCAAAAAATTGATGAAGACACGGTGCTCATGGACAGCGTGTTTCGGCTGAATTGCCCGCTCGTGGACATGAGCCCCATCGCGGTCGAGCCGGATTTCACGAAAAAATATTTGCAGTCGGCCAACAACGAAGCGTTGGTAAAAAAAATTCAAAAGGCCTTCGACCGCGTCGCATGGGAAAAGGATTTTGTCTTGTGCGAAGGCTCGGGGCACGCCGGCGTGGGCTCCGTCTTTGATTTGTCGAACGCGCAGGTGGCAAAAACCCTGGGCGCAAAAGTGATCATCGTGACGCAGGGAGGAATTGGCCGGCCGATTGATGAAGTTTGCCTGAACCAGGCGTTGTTTGAAAAGGAAGGCATCGAAATCATCGGTGTGATCATCAATAAAGTGCTCAATGACAAATTGGATTTTATTGCCGATTTCGCGCGGCGCGGCCTCAAGCGAAAAGGCTTGGACCTGCTGGGCGTATTGCCGCATGAGGAAGTACTTTCGAGCCCGACGGTGGATTTGATTCGCGAAGAACTGAATGCCACGATGCTCAATGTCAGCGGCGATTTGCAAAATCTTGTCGAAGACGTGGCGGTGGGCGCGATGGGCGCGCACAATGCGCTACATCTCTTCAAGCCAGGTGTGTTGCTGATCACACCGGGCGACCGCGAAGATATTATTCTCGCCGCGCGCGCGAGTTTGGAAGGTCAGAAAGGCCCGATGATGGCGGGAATCGTTCTGACTGGAAATCTGAAACCCAGCGCGAGTGTGTTGAAACAAATTCGCGCGATGCCGATTCCCGTTTTGCTCGCGGAGAAGGACAGTTATCACGTGGCTTCGCGGGTGCATGACTTGACCGTCAAAACGCGGCCCGGTGACGCGCAAAAAATCACGCTCATCCGCGACCTCATCGCGAAACACGTGGACGTGCAACGCATCTTGACCAAACTTTAA
- the hisC gene encoding histidinol-phosphate transaminase encodes MSSPLPLNPALENVPVYQPGRPIEEVARELGLPASDIIKLASNENPLGPSPAALAAMQKAIAQLHLYPDGNAFYLKQKLAEKLGLNTSNLILGNGSNEIIEFVGHAMLAPGAEVIVSQYCFAVYPIVTRIFGANLVEIPARDYGHDLPAMLAAITPKTKVIFVANPNNPTGTLASRADILRLIEQVPQNILLAMDEAYIEFLDEPLDLLPLIRSGKHPNLLLMRTFSKIYGLAGLRLGYGIAQPELIAALEKIRQPFNINSVAQAGALAALDDTAHVEKTRTNNSEGLKFIATALQQMRLEIIPSSANFILARVGEGVKVFNELQKLGVIVRPLAGYQLPEWIRISIGSAQENARCVMALKKILRT; translated from the coding sequence ATGTCTTCTCCCCTGCCCCTCAATCCGGCGCTGGAAAATGTGCCCGTGTATCAACCCGGCCGCCCCATCGAAGAAGTGGCGCGCGAACTCGGATTGCCCGCCAGCGACATCATCAAACTCGCGTCGAACGAAAATCCGCTGGGCCCTTCGCCTGCCGCGCTGGCCGCGATGCAAAAGGCCATCGCGCAGTTGCACCTTTACCCGGATGGAAATGCGTTTTACCTGAAACAAAAGCTGGCGGAAAAATTGGGACTCAACACCTCGAACTTGATTCTCGGCAACGGCTCGAATGAGATCATCGAATTTGTCGGACACGCGATGCTTGCGCCTGGCGCGGAGGTGATCGTATCGCAATATTGTTTTGCCGTTTATCCGATCGTCACCCGGATCTTTGGCGCAAATCTGGTTGAAATTCCGGCACGCGACTATGGACACGATCTGCCGGCGATGCTCGCGGCCATCACGCCCAAGACAAAAGTTATTTTTGTCGCGAACCCGAATAACCCCACCGGCACGCTGGCATCGCGCGCGGACATCCTGCGGTTGATCGAACAAGTCCCGCAAAATATTTTGCTCGCGATGGATGAGGCTTACATTGAATTTTTGGACGAGCCGCTGGATTTACTACCCCTGATCCGTTCCGGCAAACATCCGAATTTGCTGCTCATGCGGACATTCTCGAAAATTTATGGCTTGGCTGGTTTGCGGCTTGGCTACGGAATCGCCCAGCCGGAATTGATCGCCGCGCTGGAAAAAATCCGCCAGCCTTTCAACATCAATTCCGTCGCCCAGGCTGGCGCGCTGGCGGCGCTGGACGATACGGCGCATGTGGAGAAAACACGGACTAACAATTCGGAAGGACTGAAATTTATAGCCACAGCCTTACAGCAAATGCGATTGGAGATCATTCCGTCGTCCGCGAATTTCATTCTCGCGCGCGTCGGCGAGGGAGTGAAGGTTTTTAATGAATTGCAGAAGCTGGGGGTCATTGTGAGGCCGCTGGCGGGGTATCAGTTGCCGGAGTGGATTCGCATCTCCATCGGCAGCGCGCAGGAAAACGCACGTTGCGTGATGGCGTTGAAAAAAATTTTGCGAACTTAA
- a CDS encoding type II toxin-antitoxin system HicB family antitoxin: MKKYTAVVERCPETNLFVGFIPGFPGAHSQGATLDELNQNLVEVVEMLLEDGEPKLEAEFVGTQTVNVG; the protein is encoded by the coding sequence ATGAAAAAATACACCGCAGTTGTTGAGCGATGCCCCGAAACAAATCTTTTTGTGGGATTCATTCCCGGCTTTCCGGGCGCACATTCTCAAGGCGCGACTTTGGATGAGTTAAACCAAAATTTAGTTGAGGTCGTGGAGATGCTTTTGGAGGACGGAGAGCCAAAGCTCGAAGCTGAATTTGTCGGCACGCAAACCGTAAACGTTGGCTGA
- a CDS encoding type II toxin-antitoxin system HicA family toxin, giving the protein MGNIPVLKPREVCAILSKLGFHEVRQRGSHIQYRHADGRGTTVPFHSGRDISPFLLRQIAKDIGMTAHDFIGHR; this is encoded by the coding sequence ATGGGAAACATCCCGGTTTTAAAACCGCGAGAAGTTTGCGCAATCTTGTCAAAACTTGGATTCCATGAAGTTCGTCAACGAGGTTCCCATATTCAGTATCGTCACGCCGATGGTCGTGGAACAACCGTGCCGTTTCATTCGGGCCGGGACATTTCCCCATTTCTCTTGCGACAAATCGCCAAAGACATCGGAATGACAGCGCACGATTTCATTGGCCACCGGTAA
- the argA gene encoding amino-acid N-acetyltransferase, which yields MKLTDLRGILQYIPRFREKTFILSIDGAIITDENFGNILLDIAVLRSLNIRVVLTHGAAAQVKALAEEQNVKASDLDGSGITDAETLKLALTAANRLTHEILEGLSANDLRAASSNAIIAHPLGIIQGVDHLFTGKVERVDVELLQTLLSQGIVPVIPPLGFDGDGKTYRVNSDSVAVAVADALKATKLIFITAQDGLLLQGQLIRQMIVADLNALLAKQSFAPDMMSKARHAAAACNAGVQRVHVINGRVDEGLLAEVFSNEGIGTLIYANEYQQVRPAKKKDIRSIQVLTKNSVDNEELVKRTRTILEKQLNDFYIFEIDKNPVACVALHVYPDVNKGELACLYVSPSHENEGIGQKLIQFVETKARESGLSELLALSTQAFTYFQSKAGFVEGTPDDLPPMRREKYDQSGRNSKVLVKKLVKPVPA from the coding sequence GTGAAACTCACTGACCTGCGGGGCATCCTGCAATACATTCCGCGTTTTCGGGAGAAGACGTTCATCCTCAGCATTGATGGCGCGATCATCACGGACGAAAATTTTGGCAATATCCTCCTCGATATCGCCGTCCTGCGCTCGCTGAATATTCGCGTGGTGCTGACTCACGGCGCCGCCGCGCAGGTCAAGGCGCTGGCCGAGGAACAAAATGTCAAGGCGTCCGACCTCGACGGCAGCGGCATCACCGACGCCGAAACGCTCAAGCTGGCGTTGACGGCGGCGAACCGTTTGACGCACGAAATCCTCGAAGGACTTTCGGCCAATGATTTGCGCGCGGCTTCGTCGAATGCGATCATCGCGCATCCGCTGGGAATCATCCAGGGCGTGGATCATTTGTTTACCGGCAAGGTTGAGCGCGTGGATGTGGAATTGCTCCAGACGCTGCTGAGCCAAGGCATCGTGCCGGTCATTCCGCCGCTGGGATTCGACGGCGATGGAAAAACGTATCGCGTGAATTCTGACAGTGTGGCGGTCGCGGTGGCGGATGCGCTCAAGGCGACCAAATTAATTTTTATCACCGCGCAGGACGGGTTGCTGCTTCAGGGGCAATTAATCCGCCAGATGATCGTGGCCGATTTGAACGCGCTGCTCGCCAAGCAAAGTTTCGCGCCTGACATGATGTCCAAGGCGCGGCACGCGGCGGCGGCTTGCAACGCGGGTGTCCAGCGCGTGCATGTGATCAACGGGCGCGTGGATGAAGGTTTGCTGGCGGAAGTATTTTCCAATGAAGGCATCGGCACGCTCATCTACGCGAACGAATATCAGCAGGTGCGCCCGGCGAAGAAAAAGGACATCCGCAGCATCCAGGTATTGACCAAAAACTCGGTTGACAATGAGGAGTTGGTGAAGCGCACGCGCACGATTTTAGAAAAACAGCTTAACGATTTTTACATTTTTGAAATTGATAAAAATCCGGTGGCGTGCGTGGCGCTGCATGTTTATCCCGACGTGAACAAAGGCGAACTGGCGTGTTTATATGTCAGTCCTTCGCACGAGAATGAAGGCATCGGACAAAAGCTGATTCAATTTGTCGAAACGAAGGCGCGGGAATCAGGCTTGAGCGAATTGCTGGCGCTTTCGACGCAGGCGTTCACTTATTTCCAATCGAAGGCGGGATTTGTCGAAGGCACACCGGATGATTTGCCGCCGATGCGCCGGGAAAAATACGATCAAAGCGGGCGCAACTCGAAGGTGCTGGTTAAGAAATTAGTGAAGCCGGTGCCGGCGTAA
- the ilvD gene encoding dihydroxy-acid dehydratase has product MKNKPSASKKVDPLRPYSSQVLDGPERAASRAMLYPVGFKPEDFKKPVIGIASTWSMVTPCNMHIDKLALEAEKGANEAGGKAIIFNTITVSDGISMGSEGMKYSLVSREVIADSIETVVGCEGMDGFVAIGGCDKNMPGAMMAIARMNRSAVFVYGGTILPGCITGDTRKLDVVSVFEAVGAHANKKISDAELLAIESCAIPGPGSCGGMYTANTMASAIEALGMSLPNSSAQVAISPAKKKDSLQAGAAVVNLIKRGIKPRDIMTRKAFENAITVVIALGGSTNAVLHLLAMANAAEVKLGLDDFTRIGKRVPVLADLKPSGKHLMSELVAIGGIRPLMKMLLDAGLLHGECLTVTGQTLRDDLASVQPYPASQTIIYPLDKPIKKDSHLVVLYGNLAAEGAVAKISGKEGLRFTGKAIVFESEEKALTAILDGTVKKGHVIVIRYEGPKGGPGMREMLSPTSAIMGKGLGKEVALITDGRFSGGSHGFVVGHVTPEAYVGGALALVKNGDTITIDAERRELTLDVSAAEMKKRRKAWKAPKPRYTRGVLAKYAHLVTSATYGAVTDQNLKL; this is encoded by the coding sequence ATGAAAAACAAACCATCCGCCAGCAAGAAAGTGGATCCATTGCGTCCTTACTCGAGCCAGGTGCTCGACGGCCCGGAGCGCGCCGCCAGCCGCGCGATGCTTTATCCGGTCGGTTTCAAGCCGGAAGATTTCAAGAAACCCGTGATCGGCATCGCTTCGACCTGGAGCATGGTCACGCCGTGCAATATGCACATTGATAAGCTCGCGCTCGAAGCCGAAAAAGGCGCGAACGAAGCGGGCGGCAAGGCGATTATCTTCAATACCATCACGGTTTCCGATGGCATTTCGATGGGTTCAGAAGGCATGAAATATTCGCTGGTATCACGCGAGGTGATCGCCGATTCCATCGAGACGGTGGTCGGCTGCGAAGGGATGGACGGTTTCGTGGCGATCGGCGGTTGCGATAAAAATATGCCGGGCGCAATGATGGCCATCGCGCGAATGAACCGCTCGGCGGTGTTCGTTTACGGCGGCACGATCCTGCCCGGCTGCATCACCGGCGACACGCGCAAGCTCGACGTGGTTTCCGTGTTTGAGGCGGTCGGCGCGCATGCGAATAAAAAAATCTCCGACGCTGAATTGCTCGCGATCGAGTCGTGCGCAATTCCCGGTCCAGGTTCCTGCGGCGGCATGTACACCGCGAACACGATGGCCAGCGCGATTGAAGCATTGGGAATGAGTTTGCCGAATAGCTCGGCGCAAGTTGCGATTTCGCCCGCGAAGAAAAAAGACTCGCTGCAAGCGGGCGCGGCGGTGGTGAATCTGATCAAGCGCGGCATCAAGCCCCGCGACATCATGACGCGCAAGGCGTTTGAAAATGCCATCACGGTTGTGATTGCGCTGGGTGGCTCGACAAACGCCGTGTTGCATTTGCTTGCGATGGCGAATGCGGCTGAAGTGAAACTTGGCCTAGATGATTTTACACGAATCGGCAAACGCGTTCCGGTGCTGGCGGATTTGAAACCGAGCGGAAAACATTTGATGTCCGAGTTGGTCGCCATCGGCGGCATCCGTCCGCTAATGAAGATGCTGCTCGATGCCGGATTGCTGCATGGCGAGTGTCTCACCGTGACGGGCCAGACCTTGCGCGACGACCTCGCGAGTGTGCAACCGTATCCCGCCAGCCAGACGATCATCTATCCGCTCGACAAACCGATCAAGAAGGACAGCCATTTGGTGGTGCTTTATGGAAATCTCGCGGCGGAAGGTGCCGTGGCAAAAATCAGCGGCAAGGAAGGCTTGCGTTTCACCGGCAAGGCGATTGTTTTTGAATCCGAAGAAAAAGCGCTCACGGCGATTCTCGACGGCACGGTAAAAAAAGGCCACGTGATCGTGATTCGCTACGAAGGGCCGAAAGGCGGACCCGGCATGCGCGAAATGCTTTCACCGACTTCGGCGATTATGGGCAAAGGTTTGGGCAAGGAAGTAGCGTTGATAACGGACGGGCGATTTTCCGGCGGCAGCCACGGTTTCGTGGTGGGCCACGTGACGCCGGAGGCATACGTCGGCGGCGCGCTGGCGCTGGTGAAAAACGGCGACACGATCACCATTGATGCGGAGCGGCGGGAATTGACTTTGGATGTTTCCGCGGCGGAAATGAAGAAGCGGCGCAAAGCGTGGAAAGCGCCAAAACCCCGTTACACGCGCGGTGTGCTCGCCAAGTACGCGCACCTCGTCACTTCAGCGACGTACGGCGCTGTGACGGATCAGAACTTGAAATTATAA
- a CDS encoding BON domain-containing protein yields MRSAKSLAVFKRAALPAILAVSLTALADTSPMTAVGDSASKPANPTTATAPKNDRELEREILIALTHDNINNGTVYRNVKIVASNGRVTFSGSVKNEKLHTKLIHIASGVVDATNIRDNVLVK; encoded by the coding sequence ATGCGCAGTGCAAAATCGTTGGCCGTATTTAAACGAGCGGCTCTTCCTGCAATCCTCGCGGTCAGCCTCACCGCCTTGGCCGATACGTCTCCGATGACGGCCGTTGGCGATAGTGCGTCCAAGCCCGCCAATCCCACGACCGCAACCGCGCCCAAAAACGACCGGGAATTGGAGCGTGAAATCCTCATTGCGTTGACGCACGACAATATCAACAACGGCACCGTTTATCGAAATGTAAAAATCGTCGCCAGCAATGGCCGCGTCACCTTCAGCGGTTCAGTTAAAAATGAGAAGCTGCACACGAAGCTGATACACATCGCATCCGGCGTGGTGGATGCCACGAACATCCGGGACAACGTGCTCGTGAAATAG